A region of Methyloversatilis discipulorum DNA encodes the following proteins:
- the rsmD gene encoding 16S rRNA (guanine(966)-N(2))-methyltransferase RsmD, which yields MSRIRIIGGQWRSRLLPVAAVPGLRPTPDSVRERLFNWLGQDLNGLHCLDLFAGTGVLGFEAASRGAASVTLVERDARAFGKLREAVELLPAPQVRLVRGDALEFAAQPPRRFDVLFLDPPYGKGLLDRVVAHLPHLLTDDAVIYCEAEQPVPALGDYRATREGRAGQVHYQLLERS from the coding sequence ATGTCCCGCATACGCATCATCGGCGGCCAGTGGCGCAGCCGCCTCCTTCCGGTCGCGGCAGTGCCGGGGCTGCGCCCCACTCCGGATTCGGTGCGCGAGCGCCTGTTCAACTGGCTGGGCCAGGACCTGAACGGCCTGCATTGCCTCGATCTCTTCGCCGGCACCGGCGTGCTCGGCTTTGAGGCGGCGTCCCGCGGCGCCGCCTCGGTCACGCTGGTCGAGCGGGACGCCCGCGCATTCGGCAAGCTGCGCGAAGCGGTCGAACTGCTGCCGGCGCCGCAGGTCAGGCTGGTCAGAGGCGATGCGCTAGAATTCGCCGCCCAGCCACCGCGGCGCTTCGATGTACTCTTTCTCGACCCGCCTTACGGCAAGGGTCTGCTCGATCGAGTGGTAGCTCATCTGCCGCATCTGCTGACCGACGACGCGGTGATCTATTGCGAAGCCGAACAGCCGGTGCCGGCGCTTGGCGATTACCGGGCGACGCGCGAAGGGCGGGCGGGGCAAGTCCATTACCAGCTGCTGGAACGATCATGA